Part of the Arvicanthis niloticus isolate mArvNil1 chromosome 2, mArvNil1.pat.X, whole genome shotgun sequence genome, CTGCAGACAGTCACGGTAGGTGGGGCTGGAGCGGAAGCGGGAGATGTCCAGACTTGGAGCGTGGGGCAAGTGGATAGAGAAGGCCTCAGGAAGTACCAGGAATTCATATTCCTGTAAGAACAGGGACAGAAGCCAGGGCTGAACTGGGGAGTCACAAGTAGGGCCAAAATGGAAGCTTGCACCATGACCCAATAGGAAGTGGCAGACCACAGCCAGGACAATAAGGTGCCTTCCTTACCTGAGCATCCAGCTCTATGATGTGGGCCACCTTGTTCCAGCCAAATCCCACAAAGCGAGGATCATAGCGGGGACAGTCACGGGGTACCACCACATAGGGTTCATAGTGAGCTGACCACTGCACACGGTATGGTGCCTGGGCTTCCCGCCAGCGGGAATAGTCTGTGGATGCGTGACCCTGTGGCCACTCATGGTACCTGTGTAACAGGATGAGGTGGAAGCAGGGAGTAGGGGGTTGTGAGCTCAGGGGGGCCCCAGCATGGGGACAGCAGGGCAGAACATGGCCTCTCTTACCTAAAGGTGTGGAGGGAGCCAGCATCCAGTAAAGTCAACAGCTCTGCCTTAGATTTCGGGAAACTGAAACGGTAGTGCAGGGTCTCAAACGCAGGCACCACCAAAGCAGCCTTCCGCCGACCGCCCAGCTCCAACTGCTCAATAGAAGCCCTGGGGAGAAGCATGTGGACATTCAGCCCAGGGTCTTACCCCTGCTGAGCCGCAGCCCCACCTTCCAGGTAGCCAACTCTGCTGTCTTAGGTAGCCTTGCCACACAGAAACTGCTGTTTGAAATAGGGCATTACCTTCATGACTCAGTAGCAGCCCAAAGAAAAGCCCAAGATAAGCCCCACTTTGTGGAAGCCACTGAGTCCCAGAAAGAAACAGCAACCTAGGGTTCCGAAAACATTCTGACCATCATAGCATATACCCCAAATGCTGTCCCTCTCCCATCCTCCAGGCCTACCTGAGGTAGTCATAGAGGGAGTAGGCAGGTAAGAAGTCAATATCACTGAGGAAGACGTAGGGTGTGAGAGCCTGGGCCAAGGCCACATTGCGGAGCTGGTTGACCGGATAGAGGGGACCGTCCCGGTACACTACATGGTAGGCCACATCCTTCCTCACAGAGAGCACTGGCGACATGTCCACGAAATGCAGGAATTGCTGAGCCTCTGCATCTGTCAGGTACAAGGCCAGGCTCATGGGGCCTGGCCAGTGCCTGCACAAGGCTTCCAGCATCTGCAGCCTGGAGTGAAGTGGGTAGTCAGCCCTACTCGGGCTGTGCACAGAAGCCCAAGGACGGCTAGAACTCTTCCCCAATGTTAGCTGCTGGAGAGCTCCCTCCTGTGACTAAGCACCTTACAAGCACACAGGGCTGGTCTTTTTTAATCCTCACAACTACCCCTGGGTGGGTATATCTACATTTGACAGCTGGGCAAACCAGAAGCCTGAAATGCTGAGGCTTATTCGTGGTCCCCCAGCACAGAACAAGAACAGTTCTAGGCATCAGAAAGATGCCTAGCCCAAGATTCCAAAGCCCAAGCGTTTCCCCATCATATCCAATGTCTCCAACTTCTGGGACTCTTCCAGGGACTAGCAGCTCACTACCGAATCATCCATCAGGCTACCAGATAAAATCATTCTCTCAAATGCTAAGTCTCAGACTTTGCCATGCTACCTGAAGCTACCCTCTACACCCTCACCGGTCCATAGAGAGTTGGGCCACCAAGGTGACATCGTGAGGCTGGGGAGGCGGCGGCTGGTAGGACAGAAAGGTGATGTGCACCCGGTGCACAGTGAGCTGCTGTTGGCGGAACTCAAAGCAGGGCTCTTCCTCATCCAGCTGTGCTAGGGCCTGTTGCAACTGAGCAGGGTtccaggaaggaaagaatgacATGCCCTCCAGTACAGAGGGGCCAGACCTTCTAAAGACAAGCCAGTGTGGCCCCGTCTCACCTGCTCAGCCCCAGGAGGGAAGTGGTTGGGGCATCCAAAGGGCTCCCTACGCAGCAGTTTCCCATCATAGCCCAGGAAGGTCAAGTGCAGACTACGGAAGAACTCTGCATGCTTGTTCTTCACTTGAAGCTTCTTTGGTGAATTCCAGTGGATCACCTGGCCCCGGAAGGTATCCGCAGTGGGTGAGAAGAATGAGAGAGCAAGGGAGTGGTCAGTGTTTCTGGTGGCCCCTGCCCTGTGCTTTCcaccccctccctctccatcctgcAGTCTTCACTCACTTTGAGGTCAGCTGCTTCCAAGTAGCAGCGCTCAGCCAGAGTGTGGTCTGACAGCTGCACGTTCCAGACACAGGGCAGGGGATGCACCAGCTCGGGATGCTCCTTGATGACCGCATTGAAGATGTCCTAGGCAGTGACAGACACCTCAGTCCCCAGCCTGCCCCTCAGTTCTGCTCCCACAAAGACTCCTCCAGACCTGGTCAGCCAAGGAAGTGGCCGTTTGAGTCAGCAGCTCTCGTTTGGCTGTCAGCTTCCACACCTGCTCCCAGCCGGTTTGCTGTAGCCTGTCCAGCCATAGCAGGATGACGCCTGCCAACAGGGAGAGAGGTTGCCATGCCCACCAGGGACATCCAGATCCATCCCAAGTCTTTTGAAATGTTAGTTTTGtagtatgggggtggggagggagcctGAACCCTCTTACATTGGAGACAGCCTATCACTGAACTACACccctagcctttttttttttaattttattttgaggaacTGAAGAGACGGATACATGATTAAaaacacttgctcttgcagaggacccaggttcgagccccagaacccacatggtgactcacagccctCATTTGAGAGGATTCGGTACCCTTTCTGACCTCTACTGgttgcaggcatgcatgcagtgcacatacatacagacagactaatttttttttttttttttttttttttttggttcttcgagacagggtttctctgtgtagccctggctgtcctggaactcactctgtagaccaggctggcctcgaactcctaaatccgcctgcctctgcctcccaagtgctgggattaaaggcgtgcgccaccactgcccagcagactaaactttaaaagacacaagtctttttttaaaaagtattattttgaaAGAGGATCTCACTAAGTCTCTCAGACTGGACTCACacttgcaatcttcctgcctcagcctcccaagaggcAACACCACACCAGGCTGCAAGTTCTGAATTGTGCAGGTGGTCATGTGTCACCCAATGGTGCTTTGGTCAATACTATAAAGCACACACTACGGGTGGTACAtgattaaatgaattaaaaagccACCAGCGAGGGCTGGGGTGTGTGGCTCAGTTGTAGTGCTTGTCTGTCGTGCATAAAAGCCCTGGCTTATGGCCCCCACATGGCATAAACCAGGGAGCATACACCTGCagttagcactggggaggcagaggcaggatgatcagaagttcaaggtcatcctcaggtacATAGTTAAGTTCAAAGACAGACTGGATGCATGCGTCCTtgtcaaaccaaccaaccaaccaacctactaCTACTTAGTATTTTTCCTATATGCTTTTTCCAGTCTCAGCTATACAAACACTTGCCATTGAATTACAGCTGCCTACCTGTCTGTCAGTAGACACTCAATCCAGTAACATGCCTGGTATTCCCATACCACACCACAGCCTGGAGAAGAGCAGGCTATCCCATCTGGGTGTGTGTAAACATACCCTATGGTGTTTGCACAGCAACAAAAGTGCCTAATGGTAAATCCCTCAGAATCTGTCCAAATTGTTAACACAGGACTACATTTTCTGATGGTTCAGACAAAATCTCCCATAATTCCCTTGGGTAGAGAGGAGCAGTATACGCCAAGCTCACAGAAACCTccccacacactctctcacatgtGGCAACGGCAGGGCTATTGCAACTCTTCCCATGATATGGATGGGAAAACAGAGCCTCAAAGGGAACAATGAGCTGGCCACAGCCATTTGGTACAGACACAAAGGCAGGAGGGTTCTCTTCACCTACTGTCCAGTCCACAGCACTGGCAGAGTTCTTTTGGGGGGCTTCCTAGCATTCTGTGCCCCGCCCCACCCTGAGGCCCACAGCCCATCCTGCCTCCCTCACCACTGTCCCACCTGTGTTAAATCCCCTGCCCAAGGCAGGCCAGGGCCTATGGTTCTTCCAGAGGTTGCCCAGGTACCAGTCGCTCTGGTTCTCCACGAGACCGACCACCTGCTTGTCTgggaggggagggtgggagggagctgCCTAGGGATGTGGGCTCAGGGATAGTCCAGAGCAGGGGCCTGGGGAAGCTGGGGAAGGGACAGGCTGGGGCAGGGTTGCAGGTGTCTCACCAGAAAAGTGACCAAAGAATGCCCAGAGCTCCACAATGTCAGAGGAGAAAGTGACATCAGTGTCCAGGACAATGACTCGGGCCAGGCTGAGAGGCAGGATGCTGGGAAGCACTAGCTTCATTAGCCCATATAGGCCAGAGTAGTGCTTGTTGGGGATCCAGGAAACCAGGGGCTGTCCGGAGGAGGGGGAGAACATAGCAAGTGGCACAGCTGAAGGTGGCCATTGCCCCCAAAAGGATGAAAGATTTCAGCTCCAGGAGGTCTGGTAGGGCAGAGTCTCTCTTCTCCCACCACCCACTGCTGGAAGAAGAGGGTAGGCCTAGCTGGGCCAGAGCAGAGGGGGAGActccttcctgccttgagctcctcaGCATCGTAGAAGCTGACCACCACAGCTGGCACCATCCATGTTCGGAAGAGTGTCTCCAGTATGTTTCGGGCTATGGCATCAGTTATCAGGTGGAGGTGCAGTGGATTTTTCCTTTTGGTGGAGAAAGTTAGCCTGACATGGCTGTACAGGAACAATACAGGATTTTCCTTCCCAACAGTAGGAAGCCCTGTCTCCTACAAGGAGCCCTTGGGAATGTTCTGATGGGACCCTTCATAAGAAACTTCAGTTTCCTCAGCATAGGTGAGGAAACTCAGAACAGTGGTGCTTTGTTATGGATAGGCTCTTGACCCTCATCCAGGCCTGTCTGTACCTGTAGAATAGCACGGACTTCATTAGGGTGACAATCTCTCGGCTGGAGTTGTATCCGGCACACACGACAGCCACATGCAACATCTGGGGAGGGGACACCTAGGTCAGCAGCAGCCCTCAACTTCTACTAGCTAGCTTAGCCATCAGTGTAGCTACACCTAGCATCTGAGCGGGGTGGAGAAAAAGGGGTGCCTAGATGCAACGCCTAAATTTCACAAGCGAGGAATCTGAGAACAGGAGTGGAGGGCGTGCGTTGCAAGCGTCCTCAGGCGTCCCAGCTCGGTAGCCAGATGTCAGGTGCTGTGATTCCCACAAATGCTTAGATGGTTGGACTGGGGGCCAGGAAACTCGGGGGTGGCAGCACTTGGCACAACTACCTCGCACTTGGGTGGCAGTAGAAGCTGCGGGCTGGAGGCGGAGAGGTTGCGGCTCCCGTACAGGTCTCCATCGAGGGTGGCAGTTGTGCCTAGTCCATCTGAAAAGACACGTGGCGTGAACAGGCAGTGGTCACACGGGatcccctctttttcttcccagCTCCGGCGCTCACACTCCGGGTCACGGCCGAACAAGAAGAAGCCAAtcactagcagcagcagcagcagcaacacagCGACCCCCATTGCCCGGGGGCGCCCTCGGGGCAGCATGGCTGTCTGTGGGACTCAGGGCGGGGTGCGACCCCGGGCTGCGGGCTCCATCACCAACCCTGCGGACCAAGGACCAGAGGAAGATCAGCGATGGACCGCGGGGCCCGACCGCTGCTCGCCCTGCTACACAGCTGCCGGCCTCACCTGCTCCAGTGGCTCCGGGAAGGCCCAGTTCCTCTTCAGCAGCGCAGACCCAGACCGAATCGCTACCTAGCCCCGCCCCCAACCTGGGCTCAGGTTTCACCTTTGCTTGGCTGAGCTGGAAGAGGCGGGGAGACCCCCGCCGGGCCCGCCCCTGCAACGCACCATCTGGGAACCTTCCACCCCTTTTAGGGTGGTTTTACATGAAGGCACTGGGAGGGCTGAAGGCTATGGGGACAGCTACCCAGAGTGGTCCTGTGCCCGCTACCTGTACCTTCCTGGCTCTGGGACCCCATTCCTCCCCCTAAGGGGAGGGACCGATGACTCGGAGAATCAAAGAATTGGCGAACACGCCGCAGAAGTCTGGGAGGCTGAGGgtagtggggatgggataggaatgTCTGGCCCAGGGGTTAGGGACACCTGCTCAATTCGACGATAGGAGGCTGGGCCTGCTAGGGACACCTGTAGCCTGCGCGTCCTCCCTGGCCCTTAGCCCTACCCAGAAGCGGAATGAAAGATGCGGGCACTGCGTCCTTTTGCAGGCCACCTCCCCTCCAGCACGAGAGCTGGCAAAGAGCCTCACTGCTGCCGGGGCAGGACCATGCATCCCCCACCCTTGTCTGGAAAGCTGTGATTGTGCCGGGCTCCAAGGGCTGgatttttccctccctctcctctccacccCTCAGTGGGCCTCCTGCACGCCTTTTGCCCTGTAAGGGGTGCAGGGAGCGCTGGGTTGTGAAGAAGCCCCGTCATGGTTGGTTGAGCGCACACAGAGTGCGCCCTGAGCACTTGTTTGCCAAGTCTTTGCTTAGGTAATCTTCACATCACCCGCAGGACACAAGATGAGTTTGTCTCTGAAGAGCGAAAGGAACCCACCTACAGCCTTTGGCTACTTGTTATGGCAGGCAGCCCTCTACTGCTCCTGCAGACTCCCAGCTGCGGCTGCTTTCTCGGCTGCCTTAAGGGTTTTCTACCTCAGGACCTGCCcctgcccttccttcttcctggaatgtaGTTTTGTCTACATCTCTTACTTATTTTCCCAGGTCCTCAAGGGAAGCTGAAGTCGCCTGTTTATTCTGGGggtagcccccacccccacctccacacacattCTAGGTGTTCAGTGTGCTGTGGAAACTAGATGGAAGCTTGGGCCTGCCCTCTAAGGTAAGGGCCTCACCAGGGGCTCAAGTTGGGCCTGTTAGCCCAGGGTCCAGTATAAAGTCAGGCAGTAGCCTGGGGCTAGCTCCTCCCGGGAGTGATCTGAATGCCTTTCTCTGggagatggggggcggggggagatcAGCTTGTGGGTCTTTAGAGGTTGCTATGGAAACCGAAAGCTGCCTCTTGTACTTTTCAGAATTAAGAGAAAACCCTGGTGTGCAGGGCTTTGAGTCGTGGGAGTCAAAATGTGAAGGAGCAGCAGGCAGGGTCACAGGCAGAGCCTAGACCAAGCTAAGTCTTCCATAAAGAGACGTGAGCTAGTGGAGATACTGCCTCTGTACATCTCACTGTTGTCACTCCTCGTGTCGATCCTGTGGAAACTTCAGCACTGTGGGTGGGATAGTGAAAGGAAGAGCAGAAATAGCTGCTGGACCCTCAAGAAGCCCTTTGGGAGTCTTCAGAGGAAAGGGAAACCCAAGCGAGCCTAGTCCTTAGACGCTGAGACACGACCCACCCCCCTTTTGAGCCAGCTCTGCCCAGGACTTTACTCTGTGACCTTGGACCTGTCCTGCACCCTCTCTAGGCTTCTGCTGTCCTCAGCTGTGCCTGTCCAACTGGTCTTTCTTCTCCCCGTAGTTTGGGACACACTGAAGGTGTAAGGACCCAGCACAATTTATCCAGAGGCCTTTGCAGCCCAGCCTTTGCAGCCTAGCCTTGCCGCCAGGTCCAGGCAGGAATCCAAGAGGGAGGGGCCTTCTTCCAGCCTGCCAAGCCTGCACACACACCTCTGCTCTTTGTCTCTGGAGTCTAATCGGCCTTCAGATCTAGAGAAAAAAGTTCAGGTAGCTCTGTTGCTGCCAGCCTGGCTGGACCAAGTCCCCTCTCCTGGAGAGAAGGGCCCTTCACTGTTGGGGTGAAGTGGGAGTATGGAGGTGGGAGGTGGTGTACCACTCTGTCCTCTGGGCCTCTCTTTCCTCCCGAGAACAAAAGACCATCTGATGAAATCTTGCACCTAAGTACTTACCCGCATGTACAGATaagtacaaacacatacaccttCACTTCAGCTGCAGCAGAGGGTTGGAGGGGTGGGTGGCTCAAAAGGTAGTAAACTCATTGAAGTCCTGAGGCCAGTTCCTAAGGCAAGCTTGCCTCATCATGTCTTGGATCCTTCTGGGATGACACTGCCATAAGCCTTTTGGTCAGGGCCTTGCTGTGCTACCTAAGATAAGAAGTTgggccttgggaggcagaggcaggtggatttctgagttcgaggccagcctggtctacagagtgagtccaagacagccagaactacacagagaaaccctgtctcgaaaacaaacaaacaaacaaacaaacaaacaaaaaagttgggCCATGTTGGGCTTCATCTGTGGAAGAGTTCCCACCAATCAGACAAGACTGATACATGACTTACTTTTCTCATGGCTGTGACAAAAGAAACACCTGGCAGAGTAAGCTCAGGTAggtatttattttggttcacagtttaagGGTACAATGCATCATAGTGGGGAAAGCGGTGGTCCCAGAAGCCAGCAGCAGCTGgccacattgtatccacagtcaggaaacgGAGACCACGCGggtgctcagtttgctttcttcttcacTCAGCTCAGGACTATAATCCAAGGGGTAAGGAAACAAACATCCAGACTGAGGCCTCTGGATTCAATGTTTCTAGAAACACACCCATGGATATGGTTCCATAGCCCGGGAGGTATGTTTCTGTGTGACTCTAAACCAACCAAGCCGACAATAAAGACTGAACCATCACAATCACCAGCAGGATGAGGAGCATGTGGAGGCCTCAGgacagggtgaaaaaaaaaaaatgatgtcccCGGTTCCCATATCACAGACTCTTCTGAGACTCACGAATCCTTTCCTGACACTGGCATGAATGTGGTTGGCAACAATGGAAGCATGGCTCCTCACTGatcaaagaaagggaaggaaggaagtggagGTGTGTTGTGACTTCCTTTTGCCTGTGCTTCTTAAAATGCCCCGGCTCTGGCTCAGAAGAAAGCATTCCATTCATGACCAGATACAGCAGGCACTTTAAAACTTaacttaaatttgatttttaaaatcaaagttttactctagcccaggctaacctggaactcaccacatGGGAGAAGCTGCCTTTGAACTTGCAGCCATCCTCTTGACTCTCCCTCTCGAGTGCTTGCTGGAATTACTTTCAGTGATGTGGCACTATGtccatttttttattgtaaaatttattTCACTGTATGCATATGAATTGGCCTGCGTGTCTTTATGTAtattcacatgtgtgcctgcagaAATCATAAGAAGGCATTGAATGCCCTAAAACCGGAATtgtgaatggttgtgagccaccatgtgggttctgcacaagaacaagtgctcttttatccaagccatctctctagcatcatgcccagcttttaaaaaGATTCCTGAATGAGCATTTCTTAACCctaatccatctctccagtaGCCTTCTGAGAAtttttattagtgtatattaCTTGTACAAAACAATGTGCTTCGCCTTTTGTGCTGGTACATGCTTTTGattctggcacttgggaggccaacGTAGGCAGATCTCaatgcatttgaggccagccaggggtacacaataagatcctgtttcaaaacaagcaaaccaaaataaTGGGCTTCCTTATAACGTTTTCGTACATGCATTTAATGTACTGTATGGACATAATTGGGCATATTCTGTCCTTGTCTGGAGATAATATCTAGTAAgctattaaataaatgttttactaTTCTTTGTACACCATAAATTCGCGGGCGGAGTCCGCAATGGCGCAGACTTGCCAAGCCCCCTCTTCCCACAGCCAATCAACAGCCTCCCAGGAAcgtttccctccctccacttctccagCACCTTGACTCTAGCAGCATTTCAGTTCGGTTCAGGAATGGATCCTCAGGAGTTACCACCAACTCTTGGGGCCCAGCTTGAGAGCCTGGAGGTGCATCTAAGGGCCAGAAAACGCTGGGATTCGTTCCGAGTTCAAGGTCCAATTCGTGCCCAAGTAATTTTGTAGATGAGGAAACCCGAGGTGCAGATCAGGGAAGCTAAAGAGCAGGGTCATCCCTAAACGGGGAGCAGAAGGATAGGCCAGGGTGTTTTCTGCGTTAGGTAGTCAATCGGGTTCGGATTTTGGGGGCCCACATGTTCTGAACGAGCTGAAGCCGAAGCCACTGCCCTAAATCTGCTGGCTAggtttgcctcagtttccccggCACTGGTTTTTGTGAAAAACTGGAGAATGGCGGCTGCCGAGACCCATTCACGACAGTTTCAAGGTTCCCTGTGCCTTAAATACCAAGCTCTTTGCTTCCCGACCCTTCCGTTCGAGCTCTCGGCGATCTGCTGAGAAAGTCTGAGGCTTCGCCCTCCCTTCTCTAGTATGAACTGTTCAACCTGCCGTCAAGCTGTAACTGCGCAGGCGCTAAGACAGCCAAccaagaaggctgaagatcggtgCCGGAGGTTCTAGGAAGCTTCAGGGCGGAGAGTGAAGGAGCCAATggctggaaggagggagggtgggagctCATGATTGCGGGGAGGAGGCGCTAGAGATGGGGTGAAGGGGCGTTCAGGTGCTCCGCGTGTCTAAGTCGTCCTGGGCTGCGGAAGTTGAGCAACTGGGAGGCGGGCTTAGGGCCGGAAGCAGGAAGGAGGGCTCAGGACGCTGGGCACCGCTGCCAGCCTTGCTGTCGGCCGGTGGGACTGTCAGTGGCCAAAACAGGATGGAGAAGCTGCGGCTCTTGGGCCTCCGCTACCAGGAGTACGTGACTCGTCATCCAGCCGCCACGGCCCAGCTGGAGACGGCTGTGCGGGGCCTCAGTTACCTGCTGGCAGGTACCACACTAACCTTTGACCCATTTCTTCGGGACCCTGACCCATGAACCCTATGGCCCTTTCCCTGCTGACCCATAGTAGTGGTCGCAGTACTTGAGTTCTGTCTAGGTTCCTGTGGTGTATAGGAAACTAGGGAACCCAAAGCTGCGGGGTAAAAGAAACGCTCACCAACGCCTTCTGTGCCTTCTTCCCTAGGTCGCTTCTCCGATTCACACGAGCTGTCTGAGTTGGGTGAGTTGGACTCTGGGCTAGGGAGGGAGAAGGCTTCCATAGGAACCCTGACTGTAGGTCCTGAGCTTCCCCCTAGATCAGCTGTCCATTGTCCAGGACACTTGATGTTCCCAGAGATGGGAGACCCATGAGGACTTTGACTGGCTATTCACTCCTGGTTTTGCTTAGAATTAAGCAACTTTCCTGACTTTGTTAGTTCGTCAACCCTATGAGTATGAGAAGGGCACTGTTGTTCTGTCCAGCTGAGGAGATAAAAGTTCAGAAAAGTTCTTGATGTCAGGACCAATATTCAAATGCCACAACCTCTATGCTGTAAGTGCCTCAGCGGTGTTTGCTTTGTGGGGTAGTGAAGATCTTGAAAGGATGAGGTAGATTTTGAAAGGTAGGTGTGATGTAGTCCTTCAGGGGGCCATCTGTAGAGAGCAAAGGTGAGGTGGTGGGGCCACACACTTGGCTGTTTGGAACATGAAGGCAGCTGTGATCAGCTCAGTAACCACTGCTGCCCAGCAGAGCAAGGGCTGGTTTGTCAATCGAAGGAGCTCATTTCTTATTGGTCCAGATGTCATCCTGGAGAGAATGGGGCTCTGaggaagtgggaggagaggcttgTTGGTTTCCACACAGTCTGTGGGTCACTGTAATCAGTAGAGTTCTGGGGTAAAGGTGAAAGGGGTAAAGGCTACATCAGAGCCAGCCTCTCAAGACCACGCTCTGCTTCTCAGTGTACTCTGCCTCTAACCTGCTTGTGCTGCTCAATGACGGGATTCTTCGGAAGGAGCTTCGAAAAAAGTTGCCTGTGGTGAGAATTTTGCCAGGAGCCAAGGGTGGGAAGCTCAGGGAGTTGGGAAGAAAACAGTAATGACCAGCATGTGTGGTACATGTTGTAGTCTCAGAGTGTGAGACGTGTCCACAAGAGCCTCAGACCAATTGTTAGTTGTCTCATGCATGAAGTTTTAGAGACATAGAAAGGCCTATCCCAGGCTGGCCAGCCTGGTAGCCGTGGAATTGGTATGGAACTCAGGTGTTAGGCTTAGAAAGAGGGAAGTCCCCACCTGCTGGAGCAGCCCACTTTCTCTAGGACAGCACTTGGAGCTAGAGAAGCTCCCTGACCTCTGGGCTTCTTGCAGTCGCTGTCCCAGCAGAAGTTACTGACATGGCTGAGTGTACTGGAGTGTGTGGAGGTGTTCATGGAGATGGGGGCTGCCAAGGCGTGGGGTGAAGTAGGCCGTTGGCTCGTCATTGCCCTCATCCAGTTGGCCAAGTAGGTTGGGTTGTGGAGGGCAGGACTCAGGTGGGGTGACCCAGTCCAGCAATGAGGgtgctcagcagagcagccttGCTACCTTCTTTCTAGCCACTTCCCTTAACGGTCATAACCCCATCTAGGGCCGTCCTGCGCATGTTCCTGCTGATCTGGTTCAAGGCTGGCATTCAGATATCACCCCCCATTGTTCCACTGGACAGGGAGACCCAGGCACAGCCCTTGGGTAAGCTGCTTCTCTACCAGGAGTGGAGTGGGACATGGGCTGCTCTGTGGTTCCTTTAttctataaaaaaggaaaagagaagatttGGAGAAAATTAGAACTTAAACTTGggagtttatttacatttaagaacCTGGTGATCAAACCCAGTGTCTTGTACATgtgaggcaagtgctctaccactgagctacaccccatcCCTGAACTTGGGACTTGTGCAAGAGTCCTCCTTTTCTGTTGTGGGCTATAGGAACTAGGGACAGAGCATCAGCGCAAGATAGGTGTCCTGTTGAAATTGTCCTGGGCCTGGTTCTGTATCATGAACCGTAGCCTCAAGAGGCAAGGTGCCTGGATGCTTTGGGCTCCTCCATCAGCCTCAAGTCTTTCTGCTTACCTTGAATGGGGACAGTGATATACTTTCCACATGAACTCGACTGCAAAAGATTGAGAGAATATAGCCCCATGGTCCTGTAGCCCCAATAGATATCGGCCCTCCTATCCTTCCTCCAGTATCTTGGAAGCCTAGGCTCTTGGTTTA contains:
- the Large2 gene encoding xylosyl- and glucuronyltransferase LARGE2 isoform X3, translating into MLPRGRPRAMGVAVLLLLLLLVIGFFLFGRDPEYGLGTTATLDGDLYGSRNLSASSPQLLLPPKCEMLHVAVVCAGYNSSREIVTLMKSVLFYRKNPLHLHLITDAIARNILETLFRTWMVPAVVVSFYDAEELKPLVSWIPNKHYSGLYGLMKLVLPSILPLSLARVIVLDTDVTFSSDIVELWAFFGHFSDKQVVGLVENQSDWYLGNLWKNHRPWPALGRGFNTGVILLWLDRLQQTGWEQVWKLTAKRELLTQTATSLADQDIFNAVIKEHPELVHPLPCVWNVQLSDHTLAERCYLEAADLKVIHWNSPKKLQVKNKHAEFFRSLHLTFLGYDGKLLRREPFGCPNHFPPGAEQLQQALAQLDEEEPCFEFRQQQLTVHRVHITFLSYQPPPPQPHDVTLVAQLSMDRLQMLEALCRHWPGPMSLALYLTDAEAQQFLHFVDMSPVLSVRKDVAYHVVYRDGPLYPVNQLRNVALAQALTPYVFLSDIDFLPAYSLYDYLRASIEQLELGGRRKAALVVPAFETLHYRFSFPKSKAELLTLLDAGSLHTFRYHEWPQGHASTDYSRWREAQAPYRVQWSAHYEPYVVVPRDCPRYDPRFVGFGWNKVAHIIELDAQEYEFLVLPEAFSIHLPHAPSLDISRFRSSPTYRDCLQALKEEFHQDLSRRYGSAALKYLTALQLSRSRA
- the Large2 gene encoding xylosyl- and glucuronyltransferase LARGE2 isoform X5, whose amino-acid sequence is MLPRGRPRAMGVAVLLLLLLLVIGFFLFGRDPEYGLGTTATLDGDLYGSRNLSASSPQLLLPPKCEMLHVAVVCAGYNSSREIVTLMKSVLFYRKNPLHLHLITDAIARNILETLFRTWMVPAVVVSFYDAEELKPLVSWIPNKHYSGLYGLMKLVLPSILPLSLARVIVLDTDVTFSSDIVELWAFFGHFSGVILLWLDRLQQTGWEQVWKLTAKRELLTQTATSLADQDIFNAVIKEHPELVHPLPCVWNVQLSDHTLAERCYLEAADLKVIHWNSPKKLQVKNKHAEFFRSLHLTFLGYDGKLLRREPFGCPNHFPPGAEQLQQALAQLDEEEPCFEFRQQQLTVHRVHITFLSYQPPPPQPHDVTLVAQLSMDRLQMLEALCRHWPGPMSLALYLTDAEAQQFLHFVDMSPVLSVRKDVAYHVVYRDGPLYPVNQLRNVALAQALTPYVFLSDIDFLPAYSLYDYLRASIEQLELGGRRKAALVVPAFETLHYRFSFPKSKAELLTLLDAGSLHTFRYHEWPQGHASTDYSRWREAQAPYRVQWSAHYEPYVVVPRDCPRYDPRFVGFGWNKVAHIIELDAQEYEFLVLPEAFSIHLPHAPSLDISRFRSSPTYRDCLQALKEEFHQDLSRRYGSAALKYLTALQLSRSRA
- the Large2 gene encoding xylosyl- and glucuronyltransferase LARGE2 isoform X6; the encoded protein is MLHVAVVCAGYNSSREIVTLMKSVLFYRKNPLHLHLITDAIARNILETLFRTWMVPAVVVSFYDAEELKPLVSWIPNKHYSGLYGLMKLVLPSILPLSLARVIVLDTDVTFSSDIVELWAFFGHFSDKQVVGLVENQSDWYLGNLWKNHRPWPALGRGFNTGVILLWLDRLQQTGWEQVWKLTAKRELLTQTATSLADQDIFNAVIKEHPELVHPLPCVWNVQLSDHTLAERCYLEAADLKVIHWNSPKKLQVKNKHAEFFRSLHLTFLGYDGKLLRREPFGCPNHFPPGAEQLQQALAQLDEEEPCFEFRQQQLTVHRVHITFLSYQPPPPQPHDVTLVAQLSMDRLQMLEALCRHWPGPMSLALYLTDAEAQQFLHFVDMSPVLSVRKDVAYHVVYRDGPLYPVNQLRNVALAQALTPYVFLSDIDFLPAYSLYDYLRASIEQLELGGRRKAALVVPAFETLHYRFSFPKSKAELLTLLDAGSLHTFRYHEWPQGHASTDYSRWREAQAPYRVQWSAHYEPYVVVPRDCPRYDPRFVGFGWNKVAHIIELDAQEYEFLVLPEAFSIHLPHAPSLDISRFRSSPTYRDCLQALKEEFHQDLSRRYGSAALKYLTALQLSRSRA